In a genomic window of Equus przewalskii isolate Varuska chromosome 4, EquPr2, whole genome shotgun sequence:
- the TAS2R5 gene encoding LOW QUALITY PROTEIN: taste receptor type 2 member 5 (The sequence of the model RefSeq protein was modified relative to this genomic sequence to represent the inferred CDS: inserted 2 bases in 1 codon; substituted 1 base at 1 genomic stop codon) — MLIAALRLLLLVAVAEFLIGLVGNGILVVWSFGEWVRKSKGSSYNLIVLGLAVCRFLLQWLIMMDLILFPLFQSSCWHRYLSVFWVLVSQDSLWFATFLRFFYCRKITTFEHPIYLWLKQRAYCLSLWXLGYLMISLXLVVHIGLKPCNPSHGNSSILYPFSNWHYLCILHLSAGSVVPFMVFLVSSGMLIVSLYRHHRKMKAHTAGRRDARAQAHITVLKSLGCFLVLYVVYVLASPFSITSKYSPANLTTVFISETLMAAYPSLHSVILIMENPRVKQICQRILWKIMCAWRSWGL, encoded by the exons ATGCTGATTGCTGCCCTAAgactgctgctgctggtggcagTGGCTGAATTTCTCATTGGCCTGGTTGGAAATGGAATTCTTGTGGTATGGAGTTTTGGAGAATGGGTCAGAAAATCCAAGGGGTCCTCATACAACCTCATTGTGCTGGGCCTGGCTGTTTGCCGATTTCTCCTGCAGTGGTTGATTATGATGGACTTAATCCTGTTTCCGCTTTTCCAGAGCAGCTGTTGGCATCGCTATCTCAGTGTCTTCTGGGTTCTGGTAAGCCAGGACAGCCTGTGGTTTGCCACTTTCCTCAGATTCTTCTACTGCAGGAAGATCACGACCTTTGAACACCCCATCTACttgtggctgaagcagagggccTATTGCCTGAGTCTCTG TCTGGGGTACCTCATGATCAGTTTGTGACTTGTGGTCCACATTGGCTTAAAGCCTTGCAATCCTTCCCATGGAAACAGCAGCATTCTATACCCCTTTTCAAACTGGCACTATCTGTGTATTTTACATCTCAGTGCAGGAAGTGTGGTGCCTTTCATGGTGTTTCTGGTTTCTTCTGGGATGCTGATCGTCTCTTTGTATAGACACCACAGGAAGATGAAGGCCCATACAGCTGGTAGGAGGGATGCTCGGGCCCAGGCTCACATCACTGTCCTGAAGTCCTTGGGTTGCTTCCTTGTACTTTACGTGGTTTATGTTCTGGCCAGCCCCTTCTCCATCACCTCCAAGTATTCTCCTGCTAATCTCACCACTGTCTTCATCTCTGAGACACTCATGGCTGCCTATCCTTCTCTTCATTCTGTCATATTGATCATGGAGAATCCCAGGGTGAAGCAGATTTGTCAGAGAATTTTGTGGAAGATAATGTGTGCTTGGAGATCTTGGGGCCTGTGA
- the PRSS37 gene encoding probable inactive serine protease 37 yields the protein MKFIIYLSVIVGIFFSAQSSAQKEDHAPYLVYLKSHFNPCVGVLIKNNWVLAPAHCYLPNLKVMLGNFKIRIRDGTEQAINPVQIIRYWNYSHSSPQDDLMLIKLAKPAVLNTKVQPLPLATSNVWPGTVCLLSGLDWSHDNSGRHPDLRQNLEAPVMSDKECQKTEQGKSHRNSLCVKFAKVFSRIFGEVAVATVICKNKLQGIEVGHFMGGDVGIYTNVHKYIHWIESVTKDK from the exons ATGAAATTTATCATCTATTTAAGTGTCATTGTTG gGATATTTTTCTCTGCTCAGTCATCTGCGCAGAAAGAAGACCATGCTCCCTATTTGGTATACCTCAAGTCTCACTTCAACCCCTGTGTAGGTGTCCTTATCAAAAACAACTGGGTGTTGGCCCCAGCTCACTGCTACTTACC AAATCTGAAAGTGATGCTGGGAAATTTCAAGATCAGAATCAGAGATGGGACAGAGCAGGCAATTAACCCTGTCCAGATTATCCGTTATTGGAACTACAGCCATAGCTCCCCCCAGGATGACCTCATGCTCATCAAGCTTGCTAAGCCTGCTGTCCTCAACACCAAagtccagccccttcccctcgcCACCAGCAACGTCTGGCCAGGCACTGTCTGTCTGCTTTCAGGTTTGGACTGGAGCCATGACAACAGTG GCCGACACCCTGATTTAAGGCAGAACCTGGAGGCCCCTGTGATGTCTGATAAAGAGTGCCAGAAAACCGAACAAGGAAAAAGCCACAGAAACTCCTTATGTGTTAAATTTGCGAAAGTGTTCAGCCGAATTTTTGGG GAGGTAGCTGTCGCTACTGTCATCTGCAAAAACAAGCTCCAGGGGATTGAGGTCGGACATTTCATGGGAGGCGATGTCGGCATCTACACGAATGTTCACAAATACATACACTGGATTGAAAGCGTCACTAAAGACAAATGA